The nucleotide window TGGAGTCGGCGGGGGCGTGCTGCGACGTGGAGTCGGGGGAGTGCTGTTAGGGGGGAACAGACACTGTCGTAAGTGAATAAAGGGGGCGCGTCAGTGCGAAGTCCGACGAGGCTTCGCTCGGAATGACAAAACAGAAAGGCGGCTTGCTGTGACTACATCGAAGGAGATTAAGAAAGAGGTGTCGAAGGCGTACGCGGGGTTTTTGGCGGGGGGCGACGGGTGCGGCTGCGGGTGTGGGTGTTCGTCGGGGGAGGGGTACGGGGCGCAGGTGGTGGGGCTGCTGGGGAAGGAGGCGCCGAGCTTTGGGTGCGGGAATCCGATAGCGCTGGCGTCGCTGAAGCCGGGGGAGGTGGTGCTGGACCTGGGGAGCGGCGCCGGGCTGGACTGCTTCATGGCGGCGTCCGCCGTAGGCGGAGTGGGGCCGACGGGCCGGGTTATCGGGGTGGACATGACGTTGGAGATGGTGGAGCGGGCGAGGAAGAACGGGAAGCGGCTGAAGCTGGGGAACGTGGAGTTTCGGCTGGGGGACATAGAGGCGCTGCCGGTGGAGGACGAGAGCGTGGATGTGATTATATCGAACTGCGTGATAAACCTGGCGCCGGACAAGGATGCGGTGTTCAGGGAGGCGTACCGGGTGCTGAAGCCGGGGGGACGGCTGATGGTGTCGGACATTGTGCTGAGTCGACCGGCGAGCGAGGCGGAGTACCGCGACCTGGCGCTCTATGCGGGGTGCGTGTCGGGGTCAGTGACGCTGGGGGAGTATTTGGGGAAGGTGAGGTCGGCGAGGTTTGAGGAGGTGCGGTCTGAGGGGGAGCCGGATGGGGAGGCGGGGAGGTTTTGGTTCAGCGCGTCGGTGTGGGGGAGGAAATCCTTCGGCCAGGCTCAGGACTCGCTACGCTCGGGCCCCCACCTAGGGGAGAGGGGTTCTAAAGGTGGGAGGAGGAGCCTGTCCTGAGTATAACTGAGGGCAGGCCCATTATTTTGTCTGGGAATGTAGAGGGAAGGGCGCGGCGACCTCGCCCCTACATCAGTGGCAGACCAGGTATTGGTAATGTGAGGCCCAGGTTGCGGTCATAACAGATTCTTCGACTACGCTCAGGGCTAAAGGCTCACCAGAATGACAAATCGTTGCACTAGTGTTTGTGTTCGGCGGAGGCGGGTTTGATGCGCTGGTCGATGGCTTTGATTAGGTCCTGGAGGTCAGGGAAGAGGTGGGCGTTGGGGAGGTGTTTGTGTTCGCCGACCAGGTCATCGTTGATGCGTATGTCGAACTTGCCGTGGACGCTGGGGATAAGGCGGAAGATTTCGATGTGGTCGCCACGGCGGGAGAGGGCTTCGCCGGCCATCCAGGCGGCGCGGAGGGCGTGGCCTCAATGGTGGCAGTATTCGATTTCGATTTTGAGTTTCTTGTCCTGGGGCACGGGGTTCCTCCTGGGATGTTGGGAGAATGGTATTAGGGGGTTGTTGAGGTGTCAACTAGCTTTATGGAAGCCGGCGTTGGTTTTAATCGAGGGGACCTCATCACCCTTAGTCCCTCTTCTCAGATAGGAGAAGAGGGAAAGAAAAAAGAAACACCACAACCCCCTCTAACTCCCCCTTCGCCTTTCAGGCCGAAGGGGGAGAACCAGACTCCCAGCCCCACTCTCCGTGAGAATCCGATAGGAGATGGGACTTTTTGTGCGAAACTACCCCCTCCTAGTTCAGCGGAGTGTTGCGACCCGTTGGTGCGTTAGGAGGAAGTCGCGCACCTGTTTTATAGTCCTGTCGAAGACGTCCTTTTGTTCCTTCCATGGATATGCAGTTACCTGGGCCTTGGGCGCCAAGGCTACCAAGTCCATGGCGGGCTCGTAGGGGTGGGTCGGGGTATTGTCGGGCATGATTAACAGAGGCGTTTGGCAGGAACGAGCGAAATCCCGCGAGACGCTGTAGGCGAAGTCTGGTTGCACTCGATAGAGGTTGTGCAGGTACTTTTCGCAGGTTTCCATGTTAACGTCAGGCCGCTGGGCGCACAGCTTCGGCGCCCAGGTATCGCGGCCAGAGTTGTACATGGCGTCGGGGTGTTGAGGGTGGTGTCCAACCGGCTGGCAGAGGACCGCGGCGACGACACGGTCGGGTGCCCGCTCGATGAGCTTGAGCGCGAAGGGGCCACCAATGCAATAGCCGATGAACAGGAACTTCTGTATGCCAAGGTGGTCCATCACCGCCAGCTGGTCGTCAGCGAAGGCTCCCCAGGGGTCGTTAACGGCGACCGGCCCGCTGGACTTGCCGCCAATGGCGTTGCGCTGGTCCATGGTAACGCAGCGGAAATCGTTTTTGAACAGCTCCATAGCGTTAAAGACCTGGTTTGGCCAGTTGCTGATCAGGGAATTCAACCCCCCGCCAGGGATAGCCAGCAGCGGGAAGCCGGCTCCTTCCTCGTGGTACTGGATGCGGATGTTGCCTTTAGTGAAGCTTGGCACAGTTGTTCCTCCTTTTTTGGTGGTGATTCCCCAATACGCAGGCCCGTCGCCGTCAGGATACCATGGCAGGGCGTACTGTGGGGGATAGGCTAATTGGGGTTGCCGGTGGATTGTTTAAACTCCTTCTTTCTGCGACGTGTGACGCACAATACATTCCCTGGTCATAAGCGGGTCGCCCTCATCCCCCTTAGTCTCGCCACGGCGAGCTTGCAGCCCTCTTCTCCCGACTACGGGAGAGAAGAGGGAAAGAAAAAAGAAATACCACAACCCCCTCCTTCGGACAGGCTCAGGACGGCGTCTAACTCCCCCTTCGCTTTCCAGGCCGAAGGGGGAGAACCAGACCAGCCCCCAAAACCCCCACCTGCTTAAATGGCTCGTAGCTTCCCATAAACCAGCCCATCAGAGAAGAAAAAGAAGGCCCGGCACTTTCTTTAACGTGCATCAGGCAAAGGAGGGAGGGGCTTTACGCCTGCTTTTGAATAATCTTAAGCATAGGGAACGCGGCAAGTTGTATTATTTGGTAGGAGGTGAGCATGGTGAGGAGCAAGCAGGAGATACGGGAGGAGGTATGGAGGGCGCTGGAGTCTTCCGGGGTGACGCGGTTTCCCGGGGCGCAGGGCCGGATACCGAATTTCAAAGGGGCGAACGTGGCGGCGGAGCTGGCGAGGACGCTGCCGGCGTGGAAGTCTTCCAGGGTGTTGAAGTGCAACCCGGACTCGCCGCAACGCTACCTTCGGCTTCGGGCGCTGGAGGAAGGGAAGCTGATCTACATGGCGATACCACGCCTGCGGGAGGAGAGGTGTTTCCTGGAGATCGACCCGTCGAAGGTGAGAGGGTCGCTGGACTTCGCGTCAAGCATACGGGGAGCGTTTTCGGTGGGGAGGAAGGTGACGGTGGAGGAGATGCGGG belongs to SAR202 cluster bacterium and includes:
- a CDS encoding alpha/beta hydrolase, which gives rise to MHRQPQLAYPPQYALPWYPDGDGPAYWGITTKKGGTTVPSFTKGNIRIQYHEEGAGFPLLAIPGGGLNSLISNWPNQVFNAMELFKNDFRCVTMDQRNAIGGKSSGPVAVNDPWGAFADDQLAVMDHLGIQKFLFIGYCIGGPFALKLIERAPDRVVAAVLCQPVGHHPQHPDAMYNSGRDTWAPKLCAQRPDVNMETCEKYLHNLYRVQPDFAYSVSRDFARSCQTPLLIMPDNTPTHPYEPAMDLVALAPKAQVTAYPWKEQKDVFDRTIKQVRDFLLTHQRVATLR
- a CDS encoding 5-formyltetrahydrofolate cyclo-ligase, which codes for MVRSKQEIREEVWRALESSGVTRFPGAQGRIPNFKGANVAAELARTLPAWKSSRVLKCNPDSPQRYLRLRALEEGKLIYMAIPRLREERCFLEIDPSKVRGSLDFASSIRGAFSVGRKVTVEEMRDIDLIVCGSVAVNRQGARLGKGGGFSDLEYALAVQSEKAGPRTPILTTAHSIQVVREEIPLLAHDITLDYIVTPEEVIECPGGLPRPKGIYWEMLPEEKIGEVPVLQRLREKAEKG
- a CDS encoding methyltransferase domain-containing protein, producing the protein MTTSKEIKKEVSKAYAGFLAGGDGCGCGCGCSSGEGYGAQVVGLLGKEAPSFGCGNPIALASLKPGEVVLDLGSGAGLDCFMAASAVGGVGPTGRVIGVDMTLEMVERARKNGKRLKLGNVEFRLGDIEALPVEDESVDVIISNCVINLAPDKDAVFREAYRVLKPGGRLMVSDIVLSRPASEAEYRDLALYAGCVSGSVTLGEYLGKVRSARFEEVRSEGEPDGEAGRFWFSASVWGRKSFGQAQDSLRSGPHLGERGSKGGRRSLS